Proteins encoded by one window of Streptomyces sp. NBC_01477:
- a CDS encoding enolase C-terminal domain-like protein, whose amino-acid sequence MALPDAGLAPLAPAPWVEERGATVRITAVRTFLTAPHGCPHLIVRVETSDPGLYGLGCASDPQRTLAVRSVLDDYVAPLLVGRDPDDIEDIHRLLLNSAYWRGGSITGNALGGVDVALWDLKAKRLGAPLHSLFGGRVRTFAEAYTHVDGRDAAEIADKVLAARERGYRHVRIQAAVPGADTYGAAGGGTADPEAVRTRRAPWDSAGYLRHVPAVLTRVREIVGDGVELLHDVHERLDPRQARDFLRRIEDAGLYFVEDLLAPEDAGHFKRLHDASPVPLAVGELFHDPAQFTALLAGPDIDFARIRVPTLGGLTPARKIAALCELRGVRLAPHGPADVSPVAQAATLAMDVSSHAFGVQEAAAFKPAVHEVFPGTVTARDGGLRPNEAPGHGVGFDEAEARKYPVPEPLAHDRWALLRNTDGSVQRP is encoded by the coding sequence ATGGCATTGCCTGATGCCGGCCTCGCGCCGCTCGCACCCGCACCCTGGGTCGAGGAGCGTGGTGCCACCGTCCGCATCACGGCCGTTCGCACGTTCCTGACAGCTCCGCACGGCTGTCCCCACCTCATCGTCCGCGTCGAGACCAGCGACCCGGGACTCTACGGCCTCGGCTGCGCGAGCGACCCCCAGCGTACGCTCGCCGTCCGCTCGGTCCTCGACGACTACGTCGCCCCGCTGCTCGTCGGCCGCGACCCCGACGACATCGAGGACATCCACCGGCTGCTGCTCAACAGCGCCTACTGGCGCGGCGGCTCGATCACCGGCAACGCGCTCGGCGGCGTCGACGTCGCCCTGTGGGACCTCAAGGCCAAGCGCCTCGGGGCGCCGCTGCACTCGCTGTTCGGCGGCCGGGTGCGCACCTTCGCCGAGGCCTACACCCATGTCGACGGCCGCGACGCGGCCGAGATCGCCGACAAGGTGCTGGCCGCCCGCGAACGCGGCTACCGGCACGTCAGGATCCAGGCCGCGGTCCCCGGCGCCGACACCTACGGCGCCGCGGGCGGCGGCACCGCCGATCCGGAGGCGGTACGCACCCGGCGCGCGCCCTGGGACAGCGCCGGCTATCTGCGGCACGTGCCCGCGGTGCTCACCCGGGTACGGGAGATCGTCGGCGACGGCGTCGAGCTGCTGCACGACGTGCACGAGCGGCTCGACCCGCGGCAGGCCAGGGACTTCCTGCGGCGGATCGAGGACGCCGGGCTGTACTTCGTCGAGGACCTGCTCGCGCCCGAGGACGCCGGGCACTTCAAGCGGCTGCACGACGCCTCGCCCGTACCGCTCGCGGTCGGCGAGCTCTTCCACGACCCGGCGCAGTTCACCGCCCTGCTGGCCGGGCCCGACATCGACTTCGCCCGGATCAGGGTGCCCACCCTCGGCGGGCTGACCCCGGCACGGAAGATCGCGGCGCTGTGCGAGCTGCGCGGCGTACGCCTGGCACCGCACGGCCCGGCCGACGTCAGCCCGGTCGCGCAGGCCGCGACCCTGGCGATGGACGTCTCCAGCCACGCCTTCGGGGTGCAGGAGGCAGCGGCCTTCAAGCCGGCCGTGCACGAGGTCTTCCCCGGCACGGTCACCGCCCGGGACGGCGGACTGCGCCCCAACGAGGCCCCCGGCCACGGCGTCGGCTTCGACGAGGCCGAGGCGAGGAAGTACCCCGTACCCGAACCGCTGGCCCACGACCGCTGGGCCCTGCTGCGCAACACCGATGGGAGCGTGCAACGCCCGTGA
- a CDS encoding IclR family transcriptional regulator, which produces MAEAARGRKPEEVKSAARVLEVLELLGVRGARLSLAEMAAAMAVPKSSLHAILRTMEARRWVDLDPSGTRYGIGLKALLTGTAYLEGDDVTSLAGPVLDALAEETGEAVHLGRLDGKDVVYLAKRESRHALRMYSAVGRRLPAHATGLGKAVLSQFDHAEVQRRLDWPLERLTPSTVTDPDAFLAQLAETRLRGWAVDDGENSVDIRCVAVPLGGGQGMDAISCSAPKSRMDDARLEEVAQAVTEAAHSLSTLLKRLGQH; this is translated from the coding sequence GTGGCAGAAGCGGCGCGTGGGCGGAAGCCCGAAGAGGTCAAGTCCGCGGCTCGGGTCCTGGAGGTGCTCGAACTGCTCGGGGTGCGGGGCGCGCGGCTCTCGCTCGCGGAGATGGCCGCGGCCATGGCCGTGCCCAAGAGCAGCCTGCACGCGATCCTGCGGACCATGGAGGCCCGCAGATGGGTCGATCTGGACCCCTCGGGCACGCGCTACGGCATCGGCCTCAAGGCGCTGCTGACGGGTACGGCCTACCTGGAGGGCGACGACGTCACCAGCCTCGCGGGGCCCGTGCTCGACGCGCTCGCGGAGGAGACCGGCGAGGCCGTGCACCTGGGCAGGCTGGACGGCAAGGATGTGGTCTACCTGGCCAAACGCGAGTCCAGGCACGCCCTTCGGATGTATTCGGCGGTCGGCCGCAGGCTGCCCGCGCACGCCACGGGACTGGGCAAGGCGGTGCTCTCGCAGTTCGACCACGCCGAGGTGCAGCGCCGGCTCGACTGGCCCCTGGAGCGGCTGACCCCCAGTACCGTCACCGACCCCGACGCCTTCCTCGCCCAGCTCGCCGAGACCCGGCTGCGCGGCTGGGCGGTGGACGACGGTGAGAACTCGGTCGACATCCGCTGTGTCGCGGTGCCGCTCGGCGGTGGCCAGGGCATGGACGCGATCAGCTGCTCCGCGCCCAAGAGCCGGATGGACGACGCCCGGCTCGAAGAGGTCGCGCAGGCCGTGACCGAGGCCGCGCACAGTCTGAGCACCCTGCTCAAACGCCTCGGACAGCACTGA